tttttttccccccattgtctgtttaatgatttttttgAACGCTTGGAGCAGTTAGAACAGTTTGCTGTGCCTGGTGTGAAAAGGCattgccctgtgctgggacaggttaacccctgcccttccctgcccgTGCTCAGCAGAAAACAGTCAGTAATCACTCCCTGTTTCCACCGTGCTGCTTTAGCTCCATGTTCCCACTTCCCCAAGGTGGGATGTGAGCCCCAGCCTGCTGAGCAGCTGTAGACCCTTAGTCATCAGTTCAGGTGTAGACAAGGCTGCCTCATGGATTTAAAGGGACATAGTAgcattcccttccctttttcaaGTAATTTCTGAGACTCAGTTTACTCATTTTTGCTGCTCCCAGATGTTAAACCCATGTTCCTGTGTTGCAGTGCCAGTGTTTCTCTCCTGCAGGACAGCAGCTCTTCCAATCATTCTGCATGTAAAGTTAGGATTCTTTGCTCCCGCAGTTTTCCTTCACACACACTGCCAGAACTTGTTAATAAATTTTCTCTCTTGCatgcttttctttcttggttttcaGATCACTCATGAATGTGCTGAGTGAAGAAAGGAAGGATTTTGTCAGGCCTGTAGTGTGGATGTGTTTTCAGTGGACACTTGCTGTCTTCTTCTGCTTTCAAGTGTTATCTTCTGAAGTTTCCTTTTCCTGTCCTGTGGCTGCCTTTTTATATTTATGCTGCTCTGTTGAAGGGTCTGGAAGGCAAAGGAAGCCAGACCAACCTTGTTCACTCAGCCAGCAGCTTCTTTGCCTGACTCCAGCCTTGTATGATTTTCTTCTGTGACCCCGCATTGACTGTTCCCAGAGTGTAATCTTTATGCATGAATCTACTGGctcttttttattattgctgCCATTTTACAGTGCTACAAGTCTGTCCAACTGCTTGTGGTTGTGTGAAAGGTGCAGTTGGTGTAGCAGGAAAGATGAAAAGGGCAACTTAACTTGCTCACTGTTGGTGTTGTGTTGTTTTAGGCCGACATCAGCTGGTCAGTGAATGACATGCCCCAAGGGACTATCAGACAGCCCTTGGGGTACATTCCAATCATGGTCAAGTCCAAATTGTGCAACCTCTGTGGTTTTTCTCCACAAGACCTTCTGCAGCACCATGAGGAGGAAGAGGTAACGGGGATTTTGAGGGTCAGGAAAGTCTGTGTTTTACCTGAGCCACTTGTCAGGTCACCTTCTCTTTGCAGGGCTTGAACATTGATAGTTTGTTTCAAGTTTGACTTCCCATTTTCTCTTGAAAGCAGATTGCTTATGGGGGCTCCATGAAGCAGCTTGAGAAATTGTTCTTGAGCACAGGGATCTGTTTGGTGTCAATCCCTACAGTTTTGGTATAGAAactcagcagctgcacagcaaaTGAGAGTGCTGTGAAGGGGACTCTGTGGAGAGAAAGATTTGGAGAACAGATTGAAAGAGACAATTCCATTCCCAGTTGTCTTCTGCAGCTTTTCCCCTGTCTCCCCAGTAACATGTTAGCTGTCTATAATTGAACACAGACTCATTTAGCACTGCGTTTTGAGCTCacaaaaaaaggcagagaaaactacaaaagaaaatcagaaaagtaAGCTTGTGTGTGACCAGACAGAAATCTTTTGCTCTGAAAATCCTTCTGGTTTATAAACTCAGTGTGAGAACTTCAGAGCTTTTTTAATTACTTAAAAAAGTTAATGGCAGCTATTCAGATATGTTCCATTGATCACAaagattttttcttcctctaaaTTGTGGAACATGCATCCTTTTCCTTGCACTCTGCTACGTTTAGACTTCATAAGTGTGAGTGCAGCCTTTCCAAAAGCAGTGCTGAATCATGTCTTGCTATTTCCCATTAAATGTTTGGTTTTCGTTTATAGTAcaggcattttttttcttttactcacAATGCTAATTCTGAGTTTCTGAGTGTATTAAAATGATTTCTCTTCTCCTTCCAGGAAATGGGAGGCTACTTTATAATCAATGGCTTAGAAAAAGTGATCAGGATGCTGATTATGCCCAGGCGAAACTTCCCTCTTGCAATGGCAAGGCACAAGTGGAAAAACAGAGGCCCTGGTTTCACAGAGTATGGTAAGCTCAGCAGTTCCCTGCAGCATCCTAGTAACAACTGCTTGAGGACAAACAGGAGTGACCATCTGTAGCTGAATTTTGGTAGTTTTGTTGCAGTTCTTGTGTAATGTTAATATTTTTTGCTGCACATAAGAATAAAGAGTAAACACACCGCAAGCAAGAAGCAGGGACTTGCCTTGTGGGAGCTGTCTGACTTTCCCTTTGTCATGTATACTTAGTAAAACCAGTTTAAAAATGAATTAAGCCAGCAAATGTTAAATAGCATTTTTAACTCGGGTGTTGCCAGTTGCTGATTTGACTGGACCATGGTGCTTGAGCACACGCTGTAGCTCCACGCTGGTTTATTTCAAGGCAGTGCCAGATTTGATGgtccttttttgttttatttttctttgtcctgCAGATGATAGTGTAGAGCTGGACCaggaaacactgctgctgcactgccacCCAAACACAGAGATAAGTGTGCCATTAGGAACAGTAATTGTTTGTTACTCTGTCCTACAACCAAAGGTTACAAACAGGGTAGTTGAGGCCTGGGTCTTTCTTTAAAAACTTTGTGCATCTTCCAAGCTTCCTACCAAATGTGCTGACTGTCCTGAGACACAGCCCTCTTTAGCTGAGTTTTTTATTTGAAGTGGCACACTGACAGTGAAGTGTGATCTGCCCCATGTTCTCAGCCATCAAGCACCAGAGTTTCTCTCATGAATTGTCTCACGCTCCTTGGACGTGACACAGCGATGCAGCCGCTTGGTTTTGTGCAGCTCGTGCTGATGTTGTGATTTTTGCAGGGGTGGTGATGCACTGTGTCAAGGATGAGCATACCGCAATAAATATGAACCTTCACTACTTGGAAAATGGCTGTGTCATGTTGAATTTCATTTTTCGCAAAGAGTTGTTCTTCCTCCCCTTGGGATTTGCTCTGAAGGTAAGCAATGAATGCTTGTCATTTTTGTATTGAATAAACACAGAAGTTTTGCAAAGCATTTTTGTTGTAAGTAACAAGAAGAAGCTAATTCCACTTGGAGTGTTTTCAGTGATTGGAGAAAGGTCATCCAAACTGTGCAACACTGATCAAAAACTCAGTCTGCAGCAGAGGAAGTGTCTGTAGGGACAAGAGATGAGGGCAGAGTCACACACTCatggttttgtggggtttttctaATTAATGGTCTGGATGGAGATCATTATCAGTGTATGAATATCCCCTGCATTACTCTCTAAGCATCTCAGCCCCCCAGCATTTTGCAGTTCTCATTGTGGAAGGgcatttctagagcactgggtTAGTATACAGGGTTagttctttagctgtattttgtAGACAGATGTTGTTATGACCTTATTTTTCTGATCTGATAAACTTCTGTCTCTCAGGCATTGGTTAATTTCCCAGACTACCAGATTTTTGAAGAGTTGGTGAAAGGAAGGGAAGATGACACCTTTTTTGCAAACTGTGTCACTGAGATGTTGAGAGCAGTGGTGGATGCTGGCTGTTTGACGCAGCAAAACGTCCTGGACTACCTGGGAAAGAGCTTCAGAGTGAAACTCAACCTGCCTGAGTGGTACAGCAATGAACAGGCTGCAGATTTCATTCTGAGGTCTGTATGTGGCTGGGATCCAGTGTCACTGTGTTGAATTTATAGGCATGTGTGAGAGCATTATGATGATATGTGTTTTAATGGATTGACACAAGTATTCCCAAAACAGTTTCACAAGAGGGTGACAGTTTTTATTTAGATGGCATTTTTGTGATGTCATTGATGAAAGACACAAAGGTTGAGGAAGAGAAGGTTAAAGCTTGCTCTGATCCATTTGGTGAACAGAAATTCTGCAGTTTATTATCAATTTCACACAATCTGTCAATTCTGaataatttttatcttttaaaatgGAAGAAATGCTTTAAAATCTTATgtgagataagttagaaagaaGTGGAAGAATTTGCTTTGAGACTGTCAGTGTGGCAGGCATTCAactaaaaaattcatttttctgttAAAGTAAGGTGTTTGCTCTTCCTCCAGCTTTAGGAATTAGatgtggttttccttttttgtttgtgcTAGACTGTTGCTCAGCCCACGGTTTTCCATACATGGCTTGATAGCAGTGGAGATTTGGAGTTTCTGTGTCAGGACACTGATAGTGctaacagaaatattttgtagTTTACATCTACTTGCCTTGTTaggcttttattaaaaaaaaaaattatttaggaGAGACTTGAAGAGCATGAAACTAGCATGAAGAGATCATGGTAGttgtccttcttctttctcttccttcagCAATTGTATCTGTATTCACCTGACCAATAGAACTGAAAAGTTCTACCTGCTCTGTATGATGACCCAGAAGCTCTATGCTTTTGCCAAAGGGGAATGCATGGAAGATAATCCAGACAGTCTTATGAATCATGAGGTGCTTACCCCAGGACAGCTTTTCCTTATGTTCTTAAAGGTAAGCTCATGGCTCCTACATCTTTATATTTCTTTACAAATCAGAAAGTTGGTAACATGCTTCTGACTTTAAACAGGTAACTTACTACTAATCTACTCCAATTCAATTTGTAGGGAATACCTCATTTTAGGGTGCTGGGAGTAGAGAAGCTTAACTGTCCCATGAAGTTCACTGTGGAATAGTAGTTGTAATCCCCAAATAAGATACTTCCCTGTGTTATTACATATTTCTATAatctttattttcccctttaGCCAGAATTTTCTTTAGCATTGTTTTGTTGAAAGCCTGTAAAAAAATCTCTACTACTTGAATGGTTTGAAAGGGAACTTGGGGAAGCATTTTAGTGCTATGAAAAACAGCTACCAGGAACCAGAAAAAGTTGTTTTCCTGCCTAGCCCTTGCTGTCAGATCAGCAGGGGAGTGAGTTAacagctccttttttttttaatccaaaaaTCCTAAATAGTCTAAAGCAGACAGCAGGCACAGTGTGCACTGTATACAGAGTTATCCTTGTGGTCAGATGATAGGTACAGTTTCTGCTTTATGAAATTCTCTTATTGTGCTTAATTTGCCAGACTCATCACCATTCTGGGTGGAAGTGATTGCCAAGCTGTTGGgtgggtgttttccttttagttCTGTGTTGACATATACCATCAGCATCTTGATAGAATGAAGCCAGGGTTGGAAATAAGTCTGGAAAACTGTCAGTTCCTTAAAAGTTGTCCATCTTGCTAATTTCAGAGGTGTTCTGTGGTATGTGCAACTGATGTTCTAATTCGAGCCTTTCCTGtcctgttttaattttaaatctcTCATTTTTAAACCGTAGGAGAGGCTTGAAACCTGGCTGCAATCTGTTAGGTTTGTTTTggagaaaagagcagaaaagacAGATATCAGCCTAAATACAGACAGCCTGGTGAAGGCATTCGGCCTGGCACCAGACTTCACCAAGCCATTTGAGTATCTCCTTGCAACTGGTAACCTGAGGTCTAAAACAGGTAAATCTGCAGGCTTGAGGTcaccttttattttccttttttcctgtaAAACAAAATGAGGAACAATGTAAGCTCTTAACTGGAAGCTACAACTGTTTGTAGGCAGACATTGTACACTGTAACTGAATTGCTAAAAGGGGTTTGAAGAAGGGGGTAGTTGAGGAAAAAAGGCAAGATTTATGCACAAACATAGGCATTGTGCACGGTACAGAACAGGTTAATTATGAAAGCAAAGCCTCTACCCAGGTGAATAGTTGAACTTAAATTTAGCATTGTCCAAAATGATGACCATAATTCTATTTGCTTTCCCAAATATTATTTCTTCTTAGAAGGTGCAATGCAGAGAAGGGGCATTTGTTTTAATCCTAACTGCCCCATTAGTCACATGAGCTTAAATGGAGAGAAACTGGCTTGCTGATGTAGATTCAGATTTATCCAATGCTTCCCTGAAGTGCCCAGTATGACAGTGTTGTAATGGAGTGCCCACTAGGAAATGAAATTAGATTAAAAACCTGCAAAATTTTGGTAAAGCATACCAGCTGCAAATTCCTATTCCTAATTGCTTCACTGGCAATTGCTTCCTCATGTTTGTAAAAGGAACTAGATTTTAAGGAATAGCTTGGAATTTAAAGTCTCTGCAGGTCACTGAATTGCCTGTGCACGTGCACCTGCCTTGTTGGGATCCAGTGTGAGCATCTTTAGGGGCTGTCAGTGAAAAATAAGAAACTGCCTTGTAACATCCTGTGTTTGTTGAAGCTGGATGAGCTCCTGCCATAATCTCCCCTTTGTTCCCTAGGGCTGGGCATGCTGCAGGCCAGTGGTCTCTGTGTGGTGGGGGACAAGCTGAATTTCATCCGCTACCTCTCCCACTTCCGCTGCATCCACAGAGGGGCGGCGTTCTCCCAGATGAGAACCACGACCGTGCGCAAGCTGCTGCCCGAGTCCTGGGGCTTCCTGTGCCCCGTGGACACCCCAGATGGAGAGCCCTGTGGGCTCATGAACCACATGACAGCTCTGTGTGAAATTGTCACTGAGATGGTGCCCGTGACAGATATCCCGCCTTTGTTATGCTCCCTGGGTATGTTTCACTGGCCTGATGCTTTAGTGAGGTGCCTGGGAAGGGTTCTTCACACAGCATCACAGCACACTGCTCAGTTGGGGAGCAAAATCAAGTTTGACCTGTACTTACTGGGCTTCTGCTTAGTGGTAAATAACACGTTGCTTGTACATCAGCCTGTAAAATTCAATGTTAGTGCTGTAGTGTGAGGATGTTCACTGAAGCACAAAGAATTGCACAAGGAATTTCTCACAGCTCTGAGAAACTGGACTAAAAAAAAGCAGTAACTTTGTAATGACTTGAACTGCAGTTCACTTGTGATTACCTTCAATAATGAAGGTAATCAGAGAATAATGAGAATGAGAGAATAATAATGAGAACCCTTATTTCAGTcagaaaaatggggaggggAATGACATTGTAAGTTGTAAgtgtttttcattttccattgaACCTGCCTATGGCTTTGCTGagaattttttcatgtctcagaAAATTTCTAGGTGTGAACTGAGAAGTGCAGAAATAActcctgtgttttgtttgcttttatttttttgctgttctgtCCATCAACCCCCTATTGCCACAGGTGTCACCCCCATTGATGCAGCTCCATGCCAGCCTTACTCAGAGTGCTACAGGGTTGTGCTGGATGGCTCCATGGTGGGCTgggtggagcaggagctggctccCGAGATTGCACAAACTCTCCGCCGTTTCAAGGTTTGTTGTCCTGTTTGGAATGTTTCTTAGCTAAACATCTTCAACATGCAGTGGTCAAAAATAGCAATGTTTGGAACTTCTTAggcttccttcctttttttttttttttttaatctgaccCAGTAATTTATCTTTGGTTGTGTATTAGTATTGGAGTGTGCTTTTGTGTTAGCTTTTTTATTAATCCATATGTTTCATCTGTTGTTTTATGAAGTTACAGTTTttgaaagaacattttctttGAGAAGGCAAGATAAGACatattctgtcttttttttttttgtggagatTTTTCTAAAAGTAATTCTAAGAACTCTTCTCCATAGCTTTTTAATTAGTGGCTACACCAGTGGTTGACGTTATCATTGTGAGCAGATGGATGCAGTTTAGTTAAACTCAGTTTGTGTTTCTAGCTTGTTATTTCTTTGCACCAACAGATCACACAAGAGAAGAGGTTTCCTGCGCGGGCAGAAGTGGTCCTTATCCCAATGACAGGAAAACCCAGCCTGTATCCTGGGCTCTTCATTTTCACCAACCCTTGCCGGATGGTGCGGCCTGTCAGAAATCTGGCCTATGGAAAGAATGAATGGATTGGGACTCTGGAACAGGTGGGGTTTGCATATTCCCATGTTGCAGAGGTACCTGGCATCAAAAATGGGTTTGGTGAATATTTGTAAAAAGAGCTGAGGATGAGGCTTGTTTTGAAGAGCTGGAATAGGTGACAGAATGGGGTTTTTCACTCCTGCAAATTGATTTCTGGTAAATGTCAGAGCTGGACTGTAGAGATCTTTTTGAGATCTTCAGATCTGCACTTGGTATTAACTTTGTGAAGATTTGAAGTGAAGGATTGCTGCGCTGTGTGTACCGTGTCATCTTGTGTTGCATCTTGTTTGCCAAATGGCTCCTGGGCAGCCAAGCAGTGGATTGCAGGGGAGCTCATCCACTTGGAACTATTAAAGTGGGAGACAGAAAGGAGGAGACATTACTGCAGTTCTGTATTTCAGGATTCCTTCCATGCAGCTAACTTGTGACAGGTGGTTTACCAGCTGTCTGATTTGTCTTGCTAATACACTACAGTGCAGGCAACACCCACAGCTGAAACTGAAATGGACAGAAAGCCATCGGAGacagctttgttttgtttccttccctTTAAAAGAAGGAAATGTACAAGCATTATCCAATTTGATGTTTGCAGATCTTCATGAACGTGGCCACACTGCAGTCAGAGGTGGTGCCTGGAGTGACCACTCACCAGGAACTCTTCCCTCACAGCATTTTGAGTGTGGTGGCCAATCTCATTCCCTTCTCTGACCACAACCAAAGTCCACGGAACATGTACCAGTGCCAGATGGGTAAGTGCTGAAGTACCCAGGGCTGCAAGACCCTGGGCAGAGGGATTAACACCTCATTAACACCTCTAGTATATTGAACATATCTATATTTTCTAAATATATCTGTAGgattaaatataatatatattttatatatataatatatatattatattatatatatataaaaatatattaaaaatgtatatataGGATTTATACCTCTAGTATATTGAATTTCTGACAGTATTTTCAGAAAGATGTCCTTAAAACACTACTTCTTTCTCATATTTTTCTGTAATTAGCAATATGACTATTCAAAACTCCATTCCCTTGCCAGGATATTTATGCTGCAGAAGCAAATGCTTTTTGGCCTGGAAATACATAACATGGACTTTCGTCTGGGAAGCACTGGGGGGAAGACACACATACATGCCCcccaaaaatgacaaaacaaaacaagtaaacacacaaaaaaaaatctccaagtaAGCAAAACCAGAAGCACCATGCCAGCCTTAGTGGGGATTTTGAAattgcagaaaagaaaacaaaattagatGTAGTCCTTATGAAATGCTGTGAAAGGCATTAAGTATTGTGGTTCATAGAAAAATTAGAGCTGGGCTTACGACAATTATTAAATTCCAAGGGAGTTAAGATTGATGATCCCTCTAAATTTCTAAGTATTTCCAGCTTTTTTCTTAACAAGACACACAGAGGAATAAATCCAagtttccctccttccctccaggaAAGCAAACCATGGGCTTTCCTGTTTACAACTACAAGGATCGCTCGGATAACAAGCTGTACCACCTGCACACCCCCCAGAGCCCTCTGGTGAGGCCCAGCATGTATGACTATTATGGCATGGACAGCTATCCCGTTGGCACCAATTCCATCGTGGCTGTCATCTCCTACAGTGGCTATGACATGGAAGATGCAATGGTAAGGCACCAGAAGGGACAAAATCCTAATTCATTCACACCTGTGAATGAATTAGATGTGGAGCACTGGGAGTAGGGGTGATACTCAGCTGAGAGGACCCTGCTTTCTGTCTGTGCTGGGGCTCACACCTTTTGGGCAGATTCAGCAGCACAGTGGTTGTGTTGTTACAGCAGGCAATGCTGGAAGTGCTGGGAGTAGAGCAGAGCTTTGTTTGTCCAAGGCCATGGCCTTCCAGCTTTGAAAAATACTGGGGTTATGTGAGGCTTGAGCTTTTTGGAGTGGTGACTTACTGGGAGACTAAAAAGGCAGTATTCCCATTTTGGTCTGATGCTTACCTTAGtaaatcttttcttctttgaGGTTATCAGCCAGTCTTTAACAGCCTTCTGTTTCTCCTTTTTAGATCGTAAATAAATCTTCCTGGCAGAGAGGATTTGCTTATGGAAGTGTTATCAAGGCAGAGAGCATTGACCTTTCCCTTAaagccagcagggcaggagataATTTAGTATTTGGCATCAGGCCTGGCGATCCAAACATTGGGGAGAAGCTGGATGCTGATGGATTGCCTTTTGTGGGGTCTATCCTGCAGCCTGGGGACCCCTTCTACAGCTTCATGAACCTCAACACAGGGGAGACCTTCACTGTGTACTACAAGTAAGTACAGCTTGtcactcctggctctgctcacaTTTCCCTGCAGATGTTCCCTTTTCTCCTCACATAATAGTGTCCATAGCATGACAGGGAGCATGAAGGTGACTCCCAGGCAGGTGTCACATCTTTTCTCTAAGCCAGTGTGTGCTGCAGAGATGGCTTATCCCAGGAGGATGTTTTATTGGTGATTTGCCTGTGCTGGTTGTACGTGGACATGATAACAGTTAAACCTGCAGCAGACCCTTGGCACATGGAATATCAGGCTGAGGGCTCATCTGTAGAAGGAGCACAACAAGGAACTTGTCAGAGCTCATACTTTGCCTTCCCTTTCTGCTCTGAACTTCCCTCTCTACTGAAGAACTGAATTGGGTTCTTTATTTTGGGATCCCATCAGTATGGTGTGAATTTATTGGTGGTAGGGAGAGGGGCTGCTGCCTTAACACAATGGATATGGCAGTGGGATGCATTTTATCTGATACAAAGTGTGATCCAGATGAACCAGGTTGAAATGATCCTTATTTTAAATCATGGGTGGCACATTACCCTATCACCCAAAAGTGGTACTTGAATGGCACTTGGAAGATGCCTTTGTATCTTTGTATTGCTTCCTTGCCCTAATTCTTACATAGCCTGAGTTCCCTCACTGCTGAGTAATACTTTGAAAAATTGTGGTGTTTCTCAGCTGTCCAAATGCATTTTATAAGGGGTTTAagttttttgctttatttccttttgaaaCTAAAAATTATTATCAAACCTGACACTTTTGCTATGATTGTTCTTGCACCTCCACAGGAGTAAGGAAGTGGGCATTGTGGACAACGTGAGGTTGTGCAGCAACGACCGTGGCACTGGGAAGTTCAAGAAGGCCTGCATCACTGTGAGGGTTCCCCGAAATCCCACCATTGGGGACAAATTTGCCAGCCGGCACGGACAGAAGGGCatcctgagccagctgtggCCTGTTGAGGACATGCCCTTCACAGAGAACGGCATGGTTCCAGACATCCTCTTCAACCCTCACGGCTTTCCCTCCCGCATGACCATTGGCATGTTAATTGAGAGCATGGCAGGGAAGTCAGCAGCCCTGCACGGCGTGTCCTACGACGCCACTCCCTTCACCTTCACCGAGAAGAAATCTGCTCTGAAGTACTTTGGTGAGACTCTGGCCAGCGCGGGTTACAACTACTTTGGCACGGAGAAGATGTACAGCGGCATCAGCGGGGTGGAGCTGGAGGCAGACATCTTTGTGGGCGTGGTGTACTACCAGCGCCTGCGCCACATGGTCTCCGACAAGTTCCAGGTGAGGACCACGGGGCCCCGAGACGCCGTCACCAACCAGCCCGTCAAGGGCAGGAACGTGGAAGGTGGGATCCGCTTCGGCGAGATGGAGCGCGACGCTCTGCTGGCCCACGGCAcctccttcctgctgcaggacCGCCTCTTCAACTGCTCCGACGGCTCCGTGGCCTACGTGTGCACCAGCTGCGGCAGCATGACGTCCCCTGTGCTGGAGAAACTATCCCAGGCCTCGGTGACCAGCAGCAGGAGGTACTCCTGCTCTGTCTGCGGCGAGGTGGATGCCATCGAggttgtccctgtgccccatgtCTTCCGCTACTTCGTGGCTGAGCTGGCGGCCATGAACATCAAAACAAAGCTCAATGTGGAGTAGCTTGGTCCTTGGCGTGGTGATGGTTGGAGGGAGGAGGCACATGTCAAGTCTTGTCGCTGAGTTTCAGTTATTAAGTCAGTTCTCAGGTTCTTCAAAAGAATTCAAGATTAATTTGATGTTTGTATTGACAGGGTGCTTTGCCAAGCTGTAGGTAGGGCAAGGAAAGATGGCTCTTTTGGTTTGTTTAGACTTCCTAAAGGATCACCAGCTATTGAGATGTGTATGAAAATCAGGCACTATTGCTGCTCCACCCAAGCTCCTGGGATTGAGAGTGATGGGGTTCTTTGAATTCGGGCTGAAACTGTAGGTATGAAGAGGTCATAAAACAGCATGAGGTGAATGCtggaaattacaaaaaaaaattttttggtttttttttcaagaaaaatctTTGAAAAATGTATGCCTTAATGATGGGGTTGTGTTGAAGTTATTGTACATTTTTTGcgttttttttatttcaatacaCGTGCCTTGAGTCATAAAGAAGGTGGCACAAAGTTCTGCTGTGTGAAGCCACAGCCTTGACTGCAAGTAGCCAAGGCTGCCCTGCCAGGTGTATCCTGGAAGCATTTGGTGTCACCAAGCCGAGCAGTGCTGGgctttggggtttcttttggtGCATTTGGCTGAAGAAGAATAAAACAGATGCATTTCCAGCCTGGCTCGTGCATGTGCAAACATGGATCTTGTAGGAGCTCGTCCTCCTTAagtccccagcagctgccacctACCCC
This sequence is a window from Zonotrichia albicollis isolate bZonAlb1 chromosome 3, bZonAlb1.hap1, whole genome shotgun sequence. Protein-coding genes within it:
- the POLR1B gene encoding DNA-directed RNA polymerase I subunit RPA2, coding for MAGTGTGPRPDPHRLRPPRRGTTQRDLTSAHIESFNYAVSEGVYRAVQDVPSVEFALKETRLALTLVGVSIAPPAVPAGTVCQERRVFPAECRGLRSTYRGRITADISWSVNDMPQGTIRQPLGYIPIMVKSKLCNLCGFSPQDLLQHHEEEEEMGGYFIINGLEKVIRMLIMPRRNFPLAMARHKWKNRGPGFTEYGVVMHCVKDEHTAINMNLHYLENGCVMLNFIFRKELFFLPLGFALKALVNFPDYQIFEELVKGREDDTFFANCVTEMLRAVVDAGCLTQQNVLDYLGKSFRVKLNLPEWYSNEQAADFILSNCICIHLTNRTEKFYLLCMMTQKLYAFAKGECMEDNPDSLMNHEVLTPGQLFLMFLKERLETWLQSVRFVLEKRAEKTDISLNTDSLVKAFGLAPDFTKPFEYLLATGNLRSKTGLGMLQASGLCVVGDKLNFIRYLSHFRCIHRGAAFSQMRTTTVRKLLPESWGFLCPVDTPDGEPCGLMNHMTALCEIVTEMVPVTDIPPLLCSLGVTPIDAAPCQPYSECYRVVLDGSMVGWVEQELAPEIAQTLRRFKITQEKRFPARAEVVLIPMTGKPSLYPGLFIFTNPCRMVRPVRNLAYGKNEWIGTLEQIFMNVATLQSEVVPGVTTHQELFPHSILSVVANLIPFSDHNQSPRNMYQCQMGKQTMGFPVYNYKDRSDNKLYHLHTPQSPLVRPSMYDYYGMDSYPVGTNSIVAVISYSGYDMEDAMIVNKSSWQRGFAYGSVIKAESIDLSLKASRAGDNLVFGIRPGDPNIGEKLDADGLPFVGSILQPGDPFYSFMNLNTGETFTVYYKSKEVGIVDNVRLCSNDRGTGKFKKACITVRVPRNPTIGDKFASRHGQKGILSQLWPVEDMPFTENGMVPDILFNPHGFPSRMTIGMLIESMAGKSAALHGVSYDATPFTFTEKKSALKYFGETLASAGYNYFGTEKMYSGISGVELEADIFVGVVYYQRLRHMVSDKFQVRTTGPRDAVTNQPVKGRNVEGGIRFGEMERDALLAHGTSFLLQDRLFNCSDGSVAYVCTSCGSMTSPVLEKLSQASVTSSRRYSCSVCGEVDAIEVVPVPHVFRYFVAELAAMNIKTKLNVE